A portion of the bacterium genome contains these proteins:
- a CDS encoding HU family DNA-binding protein encodes MTKAQLVTKLAEMGDVSRKQADAILDGLVETVVKSVKKGESVKIPGLGIFRLRKMKARVGRNPQTGEPIKIPARKKVGFSVAKTFKEQVLGKPK; translated from the coding sequence ATGACGAAGGCGCAATTGGTGACGAAGCTGGCGGAGATGGGCGACGTCAGCCGGAAGCAAGCGGACGCGATCCTCGACGGTCTCGTCGAGACGGTGGTGAAGAGCGTCAAGAAGGGCGAATCCGTGAAGATCCCCGGGCTGGGTATCTTCCGGCTTCGCAAGATGAAGGCGCGCGTCGGGCGCAACCCGCAGACGGGCGAGCCGATCAAGATCCCGGCGCGCAAGAAGGTCGGGTTCTCGGTGGCGAAGACCTTCAAGGAGCAGGTGCTCGGCAAGCCCAAGTGA
- a CDS encoding polysaccharide biosynthesis/export family protein, which translates to MLLVAAGVACLLVTGCSSKRSSVPPGANVAPGDIAALGPAPVPEVGPDYRIQVGDELHVRFLHHPEMNEQLPVRPDGRISLGATGQIEVVGMTPAQLETAIVDKSSDRLRNPVVTVVVTKVGEQRVYIGGEVGKPGYVTLRNDMTVLQAVLQAGDFRRTAKLDGVLLLTPQAGGTFSAARVNMEQVVDEGVPERVRLRPNDIVYVPPSTVGEMINVVDLYVRGLIPVLPRVGVGYSLSGN; encoded by the coding sequence ATGCTGCTCGTCGCTGCCGGCGTGGCCTGCCTCCTGGTCACCGGGTGCAGCTCCAAGCGCAGCTCGGTTCCGCCCGGCGCGAACGTGGCCCCGGGCGACATCGCCGCTCTCGGTCCGGCGCCCGTTCCGGAGGTCGGCCCCGACTACCGCATCCAGGTCGGCGACGAGCTCCACGTCCGCTTCCTGCACCACCCCGAGATGAACGAGCAGCTGCCGGTGCGTCCGGACGGGCGCATCTCCCTCGGCGCGACCGGCCAGATCGAGGTGGTCGGTATGACGCCGGCGCAGCTCGAGACCGCCATCGTCGACAAGTCCTCCGACCGCTTGCGCAATCCGGTGGTCACGGTGGTCGTCACCAAGGTCGGTGAGCAGCGCGTCTACATCGGCGGCGAGGTCGGCAAGCCTGGCTACGTCACCCTGCGCAACGACATGACGGTCCTCCAGGCGGTTCTCCAGGCGGGCGATTTCCGCCGCACCGCCAAGCTCGACGGCGTCCTCCTCCTGACGCCGCAGGCGGGCGGCACGTTCAGCGCCGCGCGCGTCAACATGGAGCAGGTCGTGGACGAGGGCGTGCCGGAGCGCGTGCGCCTGCGGCCCAACGACATCGTCTACGTGCCGCCGTCGACGGTCGGCGAGATGATCAACGTCGTCGACCTCTACGTGCGGGGGCTCATCCCCGTCCTGCCCCGCGTCGGCGTGGGCTACTCCTTGTCGGGTAACTAG
- a CDS encoding O-antigen ligase family protein has product MSAAAGRSPAGTPAILRLIAALAFPLIAAMTVAGTYLNKEVIITAGWLALSLAGFLFVRPVVGIAVMTAAFLLAAYPTLLQTLGFLTINNLLGLCFVALLGLRILETRDLSFLKVKQVRILLLIGALLIIGYFVADWNFPLLTQTRGRGKIIDKTSDMGHNFVARLVFLIFFCVFVRSRSDIKVVFVVFMLALFAAVPSALLNWASGNLNRGFRAAASVTAGANPNRLAMICLMEVACWWFWAHSRPGSFRRMLAAAAMGASVMVLLATGSRSGLLGLGLLGVLLQTGPRSYRVPTFHIGLLIAAGAFAVATMVPAESWTRMTTFNPEKGEIGASSNKMREETLERAWQISMDYPLFGIGLGNFREVSRQVYLDSYFRPPHNSYLWAMSEGGIFVLAAYLWLFWVTWKDLRTIKRLAHRDQEIAAWAQAVRVLFILYFFFSGFADLWLNPITYVLLGLVITMRQYVESLPAVHETTIVQRPGQRRIGTRAVA; this is encoded by the coding sequence GTGTCCGCCGCCGCTGGCCGCTCGCCCGCCGGCACGCCGGCGATCCTTCGTCTGATCGCTGCGCTGGCGTTCCCGTTGATCGCCGCCATGACGGTGGCGGGCACTTATCTCAACAAAGAGGTCATCATCACGGCGGGCTGGCTCGCGCTGAGCCTCGCCGGCTTCCTCTTCGTCCGCCCGGTCGTGGGTATCGCGGTCATGACCGCGGCCTTCCTGCTCGCCGCCTATCCGACGCTGCTGCAGACCCTCGGCTTCCTCACGATCAACAACCTGCTCGGGCTGTGCTTCGTGGCCTTGCTCGGGCTGCGCATCCTCGAGACCCGCGATCTGTCGTTCCTCAAGGTCAAGCAGGTCCGCATCCTGCTGCTGATCGGGGCGCTGCTCATCATCGGCTACTTCGTCGCCGACTGGAACTTCCCGCTGCTGACGCAGACGCGCGGGCGCGGGAAGATCATCGATAAGACCAGCGACATGGGCCACAACTTCGTCGCCCGCCTGGTCTTCCTGATCTTCTTCTGCGTGTTCGTGCGCAGCCGCTCCGACATCAAGGTCGTCTTCGTCGTCTTCATGCTCGCGCTCTTCGCGGCGGTGCCGTCGGCGCTCTTGAACTGGGCCAGCGGCAACCTGAACCGCGGCTTTCGCGCCGCGGCCAGCGTGACCGCGGGCGCCAATCCGAACCGCCTCGCCATGATCTGCCTCATGGAGGTCGCCTGCTGGTGGTTCTGGGCGCACTCCCGGCCCGGCTCGTTCCGCCGCATGCTTGCCGCGGCGGCCATGGGCGCCTCCGTCATGGTGCTCCTCGCGACCGGGTCCCGCAGCGGGCTGCTCGGGCTGGGCCTGCTCGGCGTGCTTCTGCAGACCGGGCCGCGCAGCTATCGCGTGCCGACGTTCCACATCGGCCTCCTCATTGCGGCGGGCGCCTTCGCCGTCGCCACGATGGTGCCCGCCGAGAGCTGGACGCGCATGACGACGTTCAATCCCGAGAAGGGCGAGATCGGCGCCTCGTCGAACAAGATGCGCGAGGAGACCCTCGAGCGCGCGTGGCAGATCTCGATGGACTATCCGCTCTTCGGGATCGGCCTCGGAAACTTCCGCGAGGTGTCACGCCAGGTGTACCTCGACAGCTATTTTCGCCCCCCGCACAACTCGTATCTCTGGGCCATGTCGGAGGGCGGCATCTTCGTACTGGCAGCCTACCTCTGGCTGTTCTGGGTGACCTGGAAAGACCTGCGCACCATCAAACGCCTCGCCCACCGCGATCAGGAGATCGCGGCGTGGGCGCAAGCGGTGCGGGTGCTCTTCATCTTGTACTTCTTCTTCTCGGGGTTCGCCGACTTGTGGCTGAACCCGATCACCTACGTGCTGCTCGGCCTCGTGATCACGATGCGCCAGTACGTCGAGAGCCTGCCGGCGGTGCATGAGACGACCATCGTGCAGCGCCCCGGCCAGCGACGCATCGGCACGAGGGCCGTGGCGTGA
- a CDS encoding VCBS repeat-containing protein: MQCNTRQWWTSMAGAVALTVSATASNAAVLYLGLPNGRSIAYSTVGGAMPWKARATSDLPDVGGYAAPTFADLDGDGDHDALVGENGGLVQAWANVGSDAAPVWERRAAWDPGLDVGSAAAPALGDIDGDGDADLLIGAASGAIVAFANVGGVGGPKWQRRTAWDFAGGAQYARPAFGRLDGDARLDLLVGTAPGDVYAFLATGDPSAPFVRAPGWDLPRTSTRTNPGLGDLDGDGDFDVIVADGSARSVAYENTGRGWKLRSDWAIADPGSGPAVPALRPGELSATPPPPPPPKGGSAPIAKLTATPVAGPPPLRVQLDASGSSDADGDALAYSWSFGDGLTGGPPAPSGNPAVGIKAAPPAYTAARSKRDGKKYPEAVSAYLALVTNLVPLTAVQEIGPIARKGTNRIDRVARWYLQKIAHDLGGIYLFNDVDRSGCERYAASLRYSRESKAQAIAGGFPKLPELNGTVGNIKRAEQKLRDGRCAIPPEGPVFASTMAIPAAGARADHEYLNSGTYTARVTVTAGGQSTTASVTITVGDDVLPPPPGGPDDNDADPLEGFGADTPGGAGGRVVIVSEPTEAAVRAAIQAANAGRTIVRFDTPGPIQISKSLPRLEGSFVTIEGNGATLVARSGASVNLIDVRGSDVIVRNLRLRNGSDNLRAQGNGAQRIVFSHVSSTGASDDGISIGYGARDVTVQYCFLAGNTRSIFLKYGSTTNVSVHHTWIMKQWIRGPLVSGSAVVDLRNLIVEDWTLWGTRFEASASGNIVNSLFVLGTHARAEGGKADSALRLQQSGPVFVAGNTYEGYAVAAKQASSPTPVDVPPVTTHAGAEMRDRVRGRAGCLPRDAVDQAYVERQDQWDVTESKAFRIGEVR, translated from the coding sequence ATGCAGTGCAACACGCGGCAGTGGTGGACGTCGATGGCGGGTGCGGTGGCACTCACCGTCTCGGCGACGGCAAGCAACGCAGCGGTGCTCTACCTCGGTCTCCCGAACGGCCGTAGCATCGCCTACTCGACGGTCGGCGGCGCGATGCCGTGGAAGGCGCGCGCGACGAGCGACCTGCCCGACGTCGGCGGCTACGCCGCGCCGACGTTCGCCGACCTCGACGGCGACGGCGATCACGATGCGCTCGTCGGCGAGAACGGCGGCCTCGTGCAGGCATGGGCCAACGTCGGCAGCGACGCCGCGCCCGTGTGGGAGCGCCGCGCCGCGTGGGACCCCGGTCTCGACGTCGGCTCGGCGGCTGCGCCGGCGCTCGGCGACATCGACGGCGACGGCGACGCCGATCTGCTGATCGGTGCCGCGAGCGGCGCCATCGTCGCGTTCGCGAACGTCGGCGGCGTGGGTGGCCCGAAGTGGCAGCGGCGCACGGCGTGGGACTTCGCCGGCGGCGCGCAGTACGCCCGTCCGGCGTTCGGTCGGCTCGACGGCGACGCGCGGCTCGACCTCCTCGTCGGCACCGCACCGGGCGACGTCTACGCCTTCCTCGCCACCGGCGATCCCAGTGCGCCGTTCGTACGCGCGCCCGGGTGGGATCTGCCGCGCACCTCGACGCGCACCAATCCCGGGCTCGGCGACCTCGACGGCGACGGCGATTTCGACGTGATCGTCGCCGACGGCAGCGCGCGCTCGGTGGCGTACGAGAACACAGGTCGCGGCTGGAAGCTGCGCTCCGATTGGGCGATCGCCGATCCCGGCTCGGGGCCTGCCGTCCCGGCGCTGCGTCCCGGCGAGCTGAGCGCGACGCCGCCGCCCCCGCCGCCCCCGAAGGGCGGCAGCGCGCCGATCGCGAAGCTCACGGCGACTCCGGTGGCCGGACCGCCGCCGCTGCGCGTGCAGCTCGACGCCAGCGGCTCGAGCGACGCCGACGGCGATGCCCTCGCCTACTCCTGGTCGTTCGGCGACGGTCTGACCGGCGGCCCGCCGGCGCCGAGCGGCAACCCCGCCGTGGGCATCAAGGCAGCGCCGCCGGCCTACACCGCGGCCCGCAGCAAGCGCGACGGCAAGAAGTATCCGGAAGCGGTGAGCGCCTACCTCGCGCTGGTCACGAACCTCGTGCCCCTGACCGCGGTGCAGGAGATCGGTCCGATCGCCCGCAAGGGTACCAACCGCATCGATCGCGTGGCGCGCTGGTACCTCCAGAAGATCGCGCACGATCTCGGCGGCATCTACCTGTTCAACGACGTCGACCGCTCCGGATGCGAGCGCTACGCAGCCTCCCTGCGGTACTCGCGCGAGTCGAAGGCGCAGGCCATTGCGGGCGGCTTTCCCAAGCTGCCCGAGCTCAACGGAACGGTCGGCAACATCAAGCGCGCCGAGCAGAAGCTGCGCGACGGCCGCTGCGCGATTCCGCCGGAAGGGCCCGTCTTCGCCTCCACGATGGCGATTCCCGCGGCCGGCGCGCGCGCGGACCACGAGTATCTCAATTCCGGCACCTACACGGCGCGGGTCACGGTGACGGCGGGCGGTCAGAGCACGACGGCCAGCGTCACGATCACGGTCGGCGACGACGTCCTGCCGCCGCCGCCGGGCGGCCCCGACGACAACGACGCCGATCCGCTCGAAGGCTTCGGCGCCGACACGCCCGGCGGCGCCGGCGGCCGGGTCGTCATCGTGAGCGAGCCGACGGAGGCGGCGGTACGGGCCGCCATCCAGGCGGCGAACGCCGGGCGCACCATCGTCCGCTTCGACACCCCCGGTCCGATCCAGATCAGCAAGAGCCTGCCGCGTCTCGAGGGCAGCTTCGTCACCATCGAGGGCAACGGCGCCACGCTCGTCGCCAGGTCCGGCGCCTCGGTCAACCTGATCGACGTGCGCGGCAGCGACGTGATCGTCCGCAACCTGCGGCTGCGCAACGGCTCCGACAATCTGCGCGCGCAGGGCAACGGCGCCCAGCGCATCGTCTTCAGTCACGTCTCGTCGACGGGAGCCTCCGACGACGGCATCTCGATCGGCTACGGTGCCCGCGACGTCACCGTCCAGTACTGCTTCCTCGCCGGCAACACGCGCTCCATCTTCCTAAAATACGGCTCGACGACGAACGTCAGCGTGCATCACACCTGGATCATGAAGCAGTGGATCCGCGGCCCCCTCGTCTCCGGCTCCGCCGTGGTCGACCTGCGCAACCTCATCGTCGAGGACTGGACGCTCTGGGGCACGCGGTTCGAGGCCTCCGCGAGCGGCAACATCGTCAACTCGCTCTTCGTGCTCGGGACGCACGCGCGCGCCGAGGGCGGCAAGGCCGACAGCGCGCTGCGCCTGCAGCAGAGCGGGCCGGTCTTCGTCGCGGGCAACACCTACGAGGGCTACGCCGTGGCCGCCAAGCAGGCGTCGAGCCCGACGCCGGTCGACGTCCCGCCGGTGACGACCCATGCCGGCGCCGAGATGCGCGACCGCGTGCGCGGCCGTGCCGGCTGCCTGCCGCGCGACGCGGTCGATCAGGCCTACGTCGAGCGCCAGGACCAGTGGGACGTCACCGAGTCGAAGGCCTTCCGCATCGGCGAGGTGCGCTGA
- a CDS encoding HAMP domain-containing histidine kinase translates to MRDDVTAAAQSQSDTPAPAPAHGPARPLAARSETAPPAAVQERVLAEVGHELGNFFHKLYYWAEYLQERRAGHGGDTTATQMLGRTVHNLEEFLRTTLDFFRPITLTPMSLSVTELVAGVLGQLRAQADGISLTVTDPGAWEGHTVVVDPVRLPPVFLLAMRRLAEQAAPGSRLRVSLAEVEQGGRIGLEVAFALATPGNTTSLFQTAAAGIEWAVAERVVALHGGALTEHDAGQDERRIVVFLPFHA, encoded by the coding sequence ATGCGCGACGACGTCACCGCAGCGGCGCAATCGCAGAGCGACACGCCCGCACCTGCACCCGCGCACGGTCCGGCGCGACCGCTCGCGGCCCGCAGTGAGACGGCGCCGCCGGCGGCGGTGCAGGAGCGGGTGCTCGCGGAAGTGGGACACGAGCTGGGGAACTTCTTCCACAAGCTCTACTACTGGGCCGAGTACCTCCAGGAGCGCCGCGCCGGCCATGGCGGCGACACCACGGCCACCCAGATGCTGGGGCGCACGGTGCACAACCTGGAGGAGTTCCTTCGCACCACGCTCGACTTCTTCCGTCCGATCACCCTCACGCCGATGAGCCTCTCCGTGACCGAGCTGGTCGCGGGCGTCCTCGGGCAGCTGCGCGCGCAAGCCGACGGCATCTCGCTCACGGTCACCGACCCGGGTGCGTGGGAGGGACACACGGTCGTCGTCGATCCCGTGCGACTGCCGCCGGTGTTCCTGCTCGCGATGCGGCGCCTGGCCGAGCAGGCGGCGCCTGGCAGCCGCCTGCGCGTCAGTCTCGCCGAGGTCGAGCAGGGCGGACGAATCGGACTCGAGGTCGCGTTCGCACTGGCAACACCGGGCAACACCACGTCGCTGTTCCAGACGGCGGCGGCGGGGATCGAATGGGCGGTGGCGGAGCGGGTGGTGGCCCTGCACGGTGGGGCGCTCACGGAGCACGACGCCGGGCAGGACGAGCGACGCATCGTCGTCTTCCTGCCGTTTCACGCCTAG
- a CDS encoding sigma-54-dependent Fis family transcriptional regulator, which translates to METRILIVDDDPFICRQLEELYVSQRYAVSCAPNSTEALRLLGEHDFALAVVDLKIPGTDGIGLTREIKDRWPDLDVIMITGYASIKGAVEAIKQGASDYITKPFQKEEILLATEKILEKRRLLDEINYLRSQLSDRYSFANMVSRNRVMHEIFETISVLAQNDATVLIYGESGTGKELAARAIHYQGKRKNGRFVAINCAAFPDTLLESELFGYERGAFTGAVHDRVGKIELSSGGTLFLDEIESISLNMQLKLLRVLEEREVEKLGSNRRIKVNMRIICATNMDLAQAVAEGRMREDFYYRINVVPLRIPPLRERIEDIPLLVGEFLRNSEMAREKGINRLSNKALSQLMSYSWPGNVRELGNVIERAILRTSGSVIREVDLPGHSSVGRETANGTGRQSGYDYEVPLKEYLRRAEKDYLTRVLRKYRGGINLTAKHALVDAATLHRKMKLHGLRREDYRLRGGKLDAAEAVG; encoded by the coding sequence ATGGAAACCCGCATCCTCATCGTCGACGACGACCCCTTCATCTGTCGCCAGCTCGAAGAGCTCTACGTCTCGCAGCGCTACGCCGTGTCGTGCGCGCCCAACTCCACCGAGGCGCTGCGCCTGCTCGGCGAGCACGACTTCGCTCTGGCCGTCGTCGATCTCAAGATCCCGGGTACCGACGGCATCGGCCTCACCCGCGAGATCAAAGACCGCTGGCCCGATCTCGACGTCATCATGATCACCGGCTACGCGAGCATCAAAGGCGCGGTCGAGGCGATCAAGCAGGGCGCGAGCGACTACATCACGAAGCCGTTCCAGAAGGAGGAGATCCTCCTCGCGACCGAGAAGATCCTCGAGAAGCGGCGGCTGCTCGACGAGATCAACTACCTCCGCAGCCAGCTCTCCGATCGTTACTCGTTCGCGAACATGGTGAGCCGCAACCGCGTCATGCACGAGATCTTCGAGACGATCTCGGTGCTGGCGCAGAACGACGCCACGGTCCTCATCTACGGCGAGTCCGGCACCGGCAAGGAGCTCGCCGCGCGCGCCATCCACTATCAGGGCAAGCGCAAGAACGGCCGCTTCGTCGCCATCAACTGCGCGGCGTTCCCCGACACGCTGCTCGAGTCCGAGCTCTTCGGCTACGAGCGCGGCGCGTTCACCGGCGCCGTGCACGACCGCGTCGGCAAGATCGAGCTGTCGAGCGGCGGCACGCTGTTCCTCGACGAGATCGAGTCGATCTCGCTCAACATGCAGCTGAAGCTGCTGCGCGTCCTCGAGGAGCGCGAGGTCGAGAAGCTCGGCTCGAACCGCCGCATCAAGGTCAACATGCGGATCATCTGCGCCACCAACATGGACCTGGCGCAGGCGGTGGCCGAAGGCCGGATGCGCGAGGACTTCTACTACCGCATCAACGTCGTGCCCCTGCGCATCCCGCCGCTGCGCGAGCGCATCGAGGACATCCCGCTGCTGGTCGGCGAGTTCCTGCGCAACAGCGAGATGGCGCGCGAGAAGGGCATCAACCGCCTCTCGAACAAGGCGCTCTCGCAGCTCATGAGCTACTCGTGGCCGGGCAACGTGCGCGAGCTGGGAAACGTCATCGAGCGCGCCATCCTGCGCACGAGCGGATCGGTGATCCGCGAGGTCGATCTGCCCGGGCACTCGAGCGTGGGCCGTGAGACCGCGAACGGCACCGGACGCCAGTCCGGCTACGACTACGAGGTTCCGCTGAAGGAGTATCTGCGGCGCGCGGAGAAGGATTACCTGACCCGCGTCCTGCGCAAGTACCGCGGCGGCATCAACCTCACGGCCAAGCACGCACTCGTCGATGCGGCGACGCTGCACCGCAAGATGAAGCTCCACGGTCTCCGGCGCGAGGACTACCGCCTGCGGGGCGGGAAGCTCGACGCCGCCGAGGCCGTCGGCTGA
- a CDS encoding CpsD/CapB family tyrosine-protein kinase gives MSKIYEALKKLEAERHGATETNGHGNGHGNGNGNGNGNGHHANGHGNGKRRGWQDAIQWLFQGNGPRRGRNGGPVVNFELAPDAEEAYQRLGTNLLVGPGIEVEAPPKLLGMVASRHGEGTTTTAAVLSSILVRRRGGRVAVVEANFRSPGFETAFGIKRNGGLAELVRGEHTLAEVAQATPIPQLFAIGCGHSDQSPSAIFDAPGFATALTQLREHFDFVIFDLPPVNVYGDSLIIGPRLDAAIIVIEADATRIPEVERARRTLERSGVRFVGSVLNRRRNYIPAFLEEML, from the coding sequence ATGAGCAAGATCTACGAAGCCCTGAAGAAGCTCGAAGCCGAACGCCACGGCGCCACCGAGACCAACGGTCACGGGAACGGTCATGGCAACGGTAACGGCAACGGGAATGGCAACGGCCATCACGCCAACGGCCACGGCAACGGCAAGCGCCGCGGCTGGCAGGATGCGATCCAGTGGCTGTTCCAGGGCAACGGACCTCGGCGCGGGCGCAACGGCGGGCCGGTGGTGAACTTCGAGCTCGCCCCCGATGCCGAGGAGGCCTACCAGCGCCTCGGCACCAACCTCCTCGTCGGCCCCGGCATCGAGGTGGAGGCGCCGCCGAAGCTGCTGGGCATGGTCGCGTCGCGCCACGGCGAGGGCACCACGACGACGGCCGCGGTGCTGTCGTCCATCCTCGTGCGACGTCGCGGCGGCCGCGTCGCGGTGGTCGAGGCGAACTTCCGTTCGCCGGGCTTCGAGACCGCGTTCGGCATCAAGCGCAACGGCGGGCTCGCCGAGCTCGTGCGCGGCGAGCACACGCTCGCCGAGGTCGCCCAGGCCACGCCGATCCCGCAGCTGTTCGCCATCGGGTGCGGACACAGTGACCAGTCGCCGTCGGCGATCTTCGACGCCCCCGGCTTCGCGACCGCGCTCACGCAGCTGCGCGAGCACTTCGACTTCGTGATCTTCGATCTGCCGCCGGTGAACGTCTACGGCGACTCGCTCATCATCGGGCCGCGCCTCGACGCCGCCATCATCGTGATCGAGGCCGACGCCACGCGCATCCCCGAGGTGGAGCGCGCGCGACGCACGCTCGAGCGCTCCGGCGTGCGCTTCGTGGGCTCGGTGTTGAACCGGCGTCGCAACTACATCCCCGCCTTCCTCGAGGAGATGCTCTGA
- a CDS encoding glycosyltransferase: protein MTIRIAFFAPLLATGGTQRHLQQILALLDRRRFEPVVVTLKPGGEIEGELRAAGVPVMCLGMGTRLGAPSSVRGVLRGARALRRARVDVVHGYQWRPALIGTVVGRLAGARLMLASKRSLTGDDSRARHAWRRIARRVDTVIVNADVLRNEGEAQGMRARWMLLQNGVEVDHFDVGPPDPAARAALGLDRERPVVATVGRLEGRKGQDVLVAATRPLLATAGERPPQILIVGDGPLRNALAAQARELGVAASVHFAGTLADVRPALAATDVFVLPSREEGMSNALMEAMAAARPVVATAVGGNPEVLAGGRLGRLVPPDDAPALADAIRDLLADPAAAGGLGAAARAHATAHWSAAAQVSRLEALYAERLAARGGRRRAA, encoded by the coding sequence GTGACCATCCGCATCGCCTTCTTCGCGCCGCTGCTCGCCACCGGCGGTACCCAGCGCCACCTCCAGCAGATCCTGGCGCTGCTCGACCGCCGGCGTTTCGAGCCCGTGGTGGTCACCCTGAAACCCGGCGGCGAGATCGAGGGCGAGCTGCGCGCCGCGGGCGTACCGGTGATGTGCCTCGGCATGGGCACCCGGCTCGGGGCGCCGAGCTCCGTGCGCGGCGTGCTGCGCGGCGCCCGGGCGCTGCGCCGCGCACGCGTCGACGTGGTGCACGGCTACCAGTGGCGGCCGGCGCTGATCGGGACCGTCGTCGGACGGCTCGCGGGCGCGCGGCTCATGCTGGCGAGCAAGCGCAGCCTCACCGGCGACGACTCGCGCGCGCGCCACGCCTGGCGCCGCATCGCCCGGCGCGTCGACACCGTGATCGTGAACGCCGATGTGCTCCGCAACGAGGGCGAAGCGCAGGGCATGCGGGCGCGCTGGATGCTGCTCCAGAACGGCGTCGAGGTGGACCACTTCGACGTCGGCCCCCCGGACCCGGCCGCGCGCGCCGCGCTCGGCCTCGATCGCGAGCGACCGGTGGTGGCGACCGTCGGGCGGCTCGAAGGGCGCAAGGGGCAGGACGTCCTCGTCGCCGCCACGCGCCCACTGCTCGCGACGGCGGGGGAGCGGCCGCCGCAGATCCTCATCGTGGGCGACGGCCCGCTGCGCAACGCCCTCGCGGCACAGGCACGCGAGCTCGGCGTCGCCGCGAGCGTCCACTTCGCCGGCACGCTCGCCGACGTGCGCCCCGCGCTGGCGGCGACCGACGTCTTCGTCCTCCCGTCGCGCGAGGAGGGGATGTCGAACGCGCTCATGGAGGCGATGGCGGCGGCACGCCCCGTCGTCGCCACCGCCGTCGGCGGCAATCCCGAGGTGCTCGCGGGCGGACGGTTGGGCCGGTTGGTGCCGCCCGACGACGCTCCGGCGCTGGCCGACGCGATCCGCGATCTGCTGGCCGATCCTGCCGCCGCCGGGGGGCTCGGCGCGGCGGCGCGCGCCCACGCCACCGCCCACTGGAGCGCCGCCGCCCAGGTGTCGCGGCTCGAAGCGCTCTACGCGGAGCGGCTCGCAGCACGGGGCGGACGCCGGAGGGCCGCATGA
- a CDS encoding right-handed parallel beta-helix repeat-containing protein: MTRRLLPAALALAAALASSAAAEIRYVNDATPDPFQCEGAPYSTIGAALAVSQAGDEIRICPGVYPEQIVVTTDIRLTGVPLGTARPLIRPTALPTSRPSLLGGAPVTGAIIADAESARIRNLDVDLGAIGETSCTPLLTGVYLRNASGIVEDVNIRNVYGGTACDSGVGLYVESGQIRDELGKPILGLARVIIRSTNYEGYRKAGLVGAGPRTILSVKGGTATGPGDGGGIVPYGLQIGFDAKARVSGFTTSGNRSSDPARAAAGFLVWRTDQITIRKSSVTDSDEGILVVGDRVKVKKNKLSGLGRDGLVLLGDANIATGNLIEATNVSGAFINGSRNTVRGGVMRNLPVGLWFQNGIGNRFGGVRFDVVPKATQGLEAGIRADMTEAAAAPFTTN; the protein is encoded by the coding sequence ATGACCCGCCGGCTCCTTCCCGCCGCGCTCGCACTTGCCGCCGCCCTGGCGTCCTCGGCGGCGGCCGAGATCCGCTACGTCAACGACGCCACGCCCGACCCCTTCCAGTGCGAAGGGGCGCCGTACTCCACCATCGGCGCGGCGCTGGCGGTCTCACAGGCCGGCGACGAGATCCGCATCTGCCCGGGCGTCTATCCGGAGCAGATCGTCGTCACGACCGACATCCGGCTGACCGGCGTCCCGCTCGGCACCGCGCGGCCGCTCATTCGGCCGACCGCGCTGCCCACCTCGCGGCCGAGCCTGCTCGGCGGCGCTCCGGTGACGGGCGCGATCATCGCCGACGCGGAGTCGGCCCGTATCCGCAACCTCGACGTCGACCTCGGCGCCATCGGGGAGACGTCGTGCACGCCGCTGCTCACGGGCGTCTACCTGCGTAACGCGAGCGGCATCGTCGAGGACGTCAACATCCGGAACGTCTACGGCGGCACGGCGTGCGACAGCGGTGTCGGGCTGTACGTCGAGAGCGGCCAGATCCGCGATGAGCTGGGGAAGCCGATCCTCGGCCTCGCCCGGGTCATCATTCGCAGCACCAACTACGAGGGCTACCGGAAGGCCGGGCTCGTGGGCGCCGGCCCGCGCACGATCCTCAGCGTGAAGGGCGGCACCGCGACCGGTCCCGGCGACGGCGGCGGCATCGTACCGTACGGCCTCCAGATCGGCTTCGACGCCAAGGCGCGGGTCTCCGGCTTCACCACCAGCGGCAACCGCTCGAGTGATCCCGCCCGCGCGGCCGCCGGCTTCCTCGTCTGGCGCACCGATCAGATCACGATCCGCAAGAGCTCGGTGACGGACTCGGACGAAGGCATCCTCGTCGTCGGGGATCGCGTCAAGGTGAAGAAGAACAAGCTGTCCGGGCTCGGCCGCGACGGCCTGGTCTTGCTCGGTGACGCGAACATCGCCACCGGCAACCTGATCGAGGCGACCAACGTCTCCGGCGCCTTCATCAACGGCAGCCGCAATACGGTGCGCGGCGGCGTCATGCGCAACCTGCCCGTCGGCCTCTGGTTCCAGAACGGGATCGGCAACCGCTTCGGCGGCGTGCGCTTCGACGTCGTGCCGAAGGCGACCCAGGGCCTCGAGGCCGGCATCCGTGCCGACATGACGGAGGCGGCGGCCGCGCCCTTCACGACCAACTGA